From the Bubalus kerabau isolate K-KA32 ecotype Philippines breed swamp buffalo chromosome 2, PCC_UOA_SB_1v2, whole genome shotgun sequence genome, one window contains:
- the PTTG1IP gene encoding pituitary tumor-transforming gene 1 protein-interacting protein has protein sequence MASSGVRGPTPRWGPTLGSAALFLLLLPAAAAQGCSQNTSRTCEECLKNVSCLWCNANKMCLDYPVTKVLPPSSLCRLSSARWGVCWVNFEALIIAMSVIGGSLLLGVAICCCCCCCRRNRSRRPDKSEEKAIREREERRVRQEERRVEMKLRHDEIRKKYGLFKEENPYARFENN, from the exons ATGGCGTCCAGCGGAGTCCGCGGGCCGACGCCGCGCTGGGGACCGACACTCGGCAGCGCTGCGCTGTTCCTGCTGCTCCTCCCGGCGGCCGCCGCGCAGG GTTGTTCTCAGAACACAAGCAGAACCTGTGAAGAGTGCCTGAAAAACGTCTCG TGCCTTTGGTGCAATGCGAACAAGATGTGCTTGGACTACCCAGTGACCAAAGTCCTGCCGCCCAGCTCCCTCTGCCGGCTAAGCTCCGCACGCTGGGGCGTGTGCTGGG TGAACTTCGAGGCCTTGATCATTGCCATGTCGGTGATCGGGGGCTCCCTGCTCCTGGGGGttgccatctgctgctgctgctgctgctgcaggaggAACCGGAGCCGACGGCCAGACAAGAGCGAGGAGAAGGCCATCCGGGAGCGCGAGGAGCGCCGGGTCCGGCAGGAGGAGCG GCGAGTGGAGATGAAGTTGAGACAtgatgaaatcagaaaaaaatatg gtttgtttaaagaagaaaacccATATGCCAGATTCGAAAACAACTAA